The genomic segment GTGCGTCCCGCTCATCCGGTGCGAGATGGTCCAGTGCTTGTCGGACCGATGCGATGGTTCCCGCCTCGTGCGGCCGGGCATCGCCGGTCACCCAGCCTCCCCCGCACCGGATATTTGGCGCCCCGGTTCGTCACTCTCGGTGCGGGCGAGGTTGTTCGGCAGGGAATCAGCACCGGTTCCGGTGCCGAGCCGGCGACGGCATTCGTTGCGGGCGATCGCGAACAGCCAGGCGCGCAACGCCTCGGGCTCACGGAGGTGAACCATCCGGGACCACGCGGTCAGCATCGTATGGTGCACCACGTCGTCGGCTTCGTCGTATTCGCCGAGCCGGCTCACGCAGTAAGCGTGCAGTGCGGGGGCGTATTCGGTGTGGAGGTCGCGCAGTCCGTCGAGATCACCGGCACGAAGCCGTTGCACGAGTTCATGATCCGGCTGCGGTGGCGACGATACGTCGGTCATGGATTACTGCTCCTGGCGAGATACCGTGCGGCGCGGTCGGCTTCGGGTGAGCCGAGGCCGCGGTAGATGGTGACGGCCTCCGCCAAGTGGCGGGCCGCGGTGGTGCGATCGCCGCCGATGGTCCGGCAGCGAGCGGATCCTTCGAGCGCGTGCGCCCGTTCGAGTCGGTGGTGGATGTGGTCGGCCGCCGCGAGCGCATCGGTGAACGTCCGCAGTGCTTCGGATCGCCGGCCCGCCTCGAGCAGCAGCCAGCCGATCCCGTTGAGCGTTTCGACGTCGCCGACTCGATTGCCGATCCGGCGGTACAGATCCCGCGCCTGCGTCAGCAGTTCGGTCGCGTCGTCGTAATTCCCGGCGTTGCGGTGCACGCGGGCCAGCGCGGCGAGGGTTTCGGCCTCGCCGCGGCGATGGCCGAGTTCCCGGAAGAGGTCCAGGGCGTCCCGGTGCAGTCGCGCGGCCCGTGTGCCGAAATCCTCGTCGCCCTCACACACCAGGCCGAGGCCGGTCAGGGCTTTCGCCTCGCCCAACCGGCTGCCGAGCTCCCGGAAGATCTCGAGCGCCTGCCGATGCAGCTGTTCGGCTACCCCATTGTGCCCCTGCGTCATTCGCACGGCGCCGAGGTTGCCGAGCGCATCGGCCACACCGAGCCGGTTGCCGATCTCCTCGAATATCGTCAGTGCCCGCTGATGCAGCTCGCCGGCCCGGTCGTGCTGTCCGATGCTCTCGTAGACCAGACCGAGGTTGAGCAGAGTTTCGGCCTCGCCCAGCCGATTTCCGGATTCCCGGAAGATCGCCGACGCGTGCTGATGCCGGTGAACCGCCTCGACGAAGTCACCGGTTCGCCACTGCGCCATCCCGTATGCGGTGAGCGCGTCGGCCTCGGCGAGGCGGTTACCGAGTCGGCGGTAAATATCCGCGGCCTGCTGGTGCAACGCTGTGGCATCGTCGCGGCGGCCCTCGATGTGGAGCAGCAGACCCAGATCGCGCAGCGTATTCGCCTCGCCGAGTGGGTTTTCCAGGGTCCGGTAGCTGTTCGCCGCTTGCCGGAGCAGGTCGATCGCATCGCGGTGGTCTCCGGTCGACTGGCGCAGCGTGCCGAGCGCGGCGAGCGTATGGGCCTCGCCGAGCCGATCACCGATCTCCCGGTAGATCTCCCCGGCCTCGGCCAGCAGGTCCGCGGCCCGGCGGTACTCCCCGGCCGCCTGATGGACGCCACCGAGCCGCCGCACAGTGTGGGCCTCACCCAACCGATTGCCCAGTTCCCGGTAGCGGGCGCGGGCACACTGCTGCGAATCCGCCGCTGCCGCATAGTCGCCGACGTTCTCGCTCATCAATCCCAGATCGCTGTGCACGGCGGCCTCGTGCAGCCGATCGCCGCGCCGCCGGAAGACCGCGAGCGCCATCCGGAACGCATCGCGCGCCGGGAGGTGGTCGCCGAGCAGGTTGTGTACCCGGCCGAGATTCGTCCGAGCGTGGGCCGCGCCGACCTCGTCGCCGAGCCGAACGGCCGCCTCGGCCGCGCGCTCGTGCAGGGAGCGGGCCTGCTGCCACGGTCCGTCGAGTATCAGCAGTTCGGCCAGATGCTCGGTGAGTGCGACCGTGCGAGCGGAATCCGTTGTGGCGCAATACTCCAGACAGGCGAGCAGATTCGCGCGTTCGCGGCGCAGCCACCGCAGCGCCGCCGCATCGTCGGCGAATACGGTGTCGCCACCGGTCACCGGCGTCCCGGTGGGACGAGTCCGGCCGGACAACCACCGATCGGCGTCGGCGGCGGTCCGCTGATAGTGATCCAGCAGCCGGTCGACGGCAATCACGTTGTCGGCGTTGGCATTCGATTCGGCGAGTGTGCGCGCGTACCCGCGGAGCAGATCGTGCAGCCGGTACCGGCCGCGACCGGTCTCCTGGAGCAGGTGATCGGTGTAGAGGGCATCGAGTTCACGCCGCGCTGTCCGCCGGTCCACTCCGGCCAGCGCGGCGACCGCGTCCGGTTCCAGATCGGGGCCGGGGTGAAGTCCCGAGCGGCAGAACAACAGTCGCCGCTCGGGCGGTAGATCCCGGTACGAGAGATCGAAGGCGGCCCGCACGGCCGGTTCGTCGGGGCTGTCCACCACGGACAGCCGATCCGTTTCCGCCGCGAGTTCCGCGGCCAGATCTTCGAGATCCTCGACCGTCCAGTGCGGATGGTGGGCCACCCGGCCGGCCACCAATCCGACTGCCAGCGGCAGATATCCGCACAATCCGGCGGTGCGCGCGACGATCTCGCGGATACCGTCCGGATCACGACCGGCGACGGTACAGAACAGCGCCTCGGCGGCTTGCGGCCCGAGGACGGCCAGGGATATCGGCCACATATCCGGCAGCAACAGCCGGCGGCGGCTGGTGACCACGGTCAGGCAGCCGTCCCCGCTCGGCAGCAACGGTTCCACCTGACCGCGGTTCGCCGCGTCGTCCAGCACCAGCAGGGTTCTGGTCCCGGACAACAGATTCCGCCACAGGCTGCGGCGGCCGGTCGGGGTCGGCGGAATATCGGCAGCGTCCACCCCCAGCGCGGCCAGCATCTCCGCCAGTACCTCCGCCGGATCCGCCGGCCGCCGGCCCGGGGTGTGACCGTGCAGATCGATGAAGTACTGCCCGTCGGGAAACCGCTCGGCCAGCGCATGCGCTGCGCGGACCGCCAAGGCGGTCTTCCCGACCCCCGGCATACCGTCGATCGCGCAGATCGGCACCCGCCGCGGCGGCCCGGTCACGTCGAGAATCTCCCGGAGCTCCCGGTCCCGGCCCACGAGGACGCGTGGCCCGCCCGGCAGATTGGTGATGACCGGCTCCCGTGGCGGCCGCGGTGCCTCCCGCCAGGAGATGTTCACCCCACCGTGAACATCTCCGCCGATGTCGACCTGGTTCGCGTGATCCTTCGCGAGATGTACCGCCGGCGCGGTGCGGCCGGCCGTACTACGAGACGTTTCCACGGTCAGAGGTGCAGACCGGCCATGACCCTCGCTCCGCTACAGGCACACCGAGCCGAGGTTGATGCCGGTACCGACATCGACGGTGGTGTGGTCGGCGGAGCCGTCACCGGTGTAGGTGGCGGTCAGGACATGAGTCCCGGTCGTGGCCGGATGCCATTCGAACGCGGCGACGACGGTCGCGCCGGTCGGGGTGGTGGTCTGCACCGTGGCGAGGACGATGCCCAGTGTGGTCGTGCCGTCCCCGAACAACACCGCGCCCGGGGAGCCGCCGTTCGCGGCGAGGTCGACGCCGGTCACGGTCGCCGTCACCGTCGCGGGGCAGGCGGTCGATGCCCGCCCGGACAGCGTCACCGTGGTCGTCGCGGCCCCGGCCACGCCCGGCGCACTCAACGCCACGATCGCCGCCACGACCAGCGCGGTGCGCGCGGACCCCGCCCGCAGCCGCCGACCGACCGGACCGAATCCTTTGATAGACAACATCTTCAGCTCCTGACCTGTCCCAGCCCCGGCACCACGACCAGTGTCGGGTCGATCCGCGGCGGTGTCGAAGTCGGCGTGCCTATGCCGGTATAGGCACAACCGATCGACCGCGGACCCGGAAAACGCCGACTGTCGCCGGAATCCGGTGTAGGGGATACTGGGCCGAGCGGGGCACATCGCCACGAGGGGAATCGAAAAATCATGGAGTTACGTCACTTTCGCTACTTCGTAGCGGTCGCCGAGTGTATGAGCTTCACCGGGGCCGCGGCGCGGTTGTACGTGTCCCAGCCGACGTTGAGCCAGCAGATCCGCGGTCTGGAGCGGGAACTCGGTGTGCAGTTGTTCGATCGGCAGCCGGACGGGGCCCGGCTGACGGTGGCGGGATCGGTCTTCTACGAACGCGCGCAACGGATTCTGGGCGAGGTGGACAGCGCGGTCGCCGATACCCGCCGCGCCGCACCACATCTGTCGGAATTGCGCATAGGTGTCGCCGGGCCGCTGCCCGATTCGATCCATTTCCCGGTCATCAGCTCGTTCACCGCGGCCTTCCCGCAGGTCCGGATTCGATGCCGGGAACTCGTCATCCCCGAATACGAACAACCGCTGCTCGCGGGCGATGTCGATGTGGCCTTCCTGCGCTCACCGCTGGATTTCGATCGGGTCGTCGGGCAACCGATCGTCGGCGACGAG from the Nocardia sp. BMG111209 genome contains:
- a CDS encoding RNA polymerase sigma factor codes for the protein MTDVSSPPQPDHELVQRLRAGDLDGLRDLHTEYAPALHAYCVSRLGEYDEADDVVHHTMLTAWSRMVHLREPEALRAWLFAIARNECRRRLGTGTGADSLPNNLARTESDEPGRQISGAGEAG
- a CDS encoding tetratricopeptide repeat protein, which codes for METSRSTAGRTAPAVHLAKDHANQVDIGGDVHGGVNISWREAPRPPREPVITNLPGGPRVLVGRDRELREILDVTGPPRRVPICAIDGMPGVGKTALAVRAAHALAERFPDGQYFIDLHGHTPGRRPADPAEVLAEMLAALGVDAADIPPTPTGRRSLWRNLLSGTRTLLVLDDAANRGQVEPLLPSGDGCLTVVTSRRRLLLPDMWPISLAVLGPQAAEALFCTVAGRDPDGIREIVARTAGLCGYLPLAVGLVAGRVAHHPHWTVEDLEDLAAELAAETDRLSVVDSPDEPAVRAAFDLSYRDLPPERRLLFCRSGLHPGPDLEPDAVAALAGVDRRTARRELDALYTDHLLQETGRGRYRLHDLLRGYARTLAESNANADNVIAVDRLLDHYQRTAADADRWLSGRTRPTGTPVTGGDTVFADDAAALRWLRRERANLLACLEYCATTDSARTVALTEHLAELLILDGPWQQARSLHERAAEAAVRLGDEVGAAHARTNLGRVHNLLGDHLPARDAFRMALAVFRRRGDRLHEAAVHSDLGLMSENVGDYAAAADSQQCARARYRELGNRLGEAHTVRRLGGVHQAAGEYRRAADLLAEAGEIYREIGDRLGEAHTLAALGTLRQSTGDHRDAIDLLRQAANSYRTLENPLGEANTLRDLGLLLHIEGRRDDATALHQQAADIYRRLGNRLAEADALTAYGMAQWRTGDFVEAVHRHQHASAIFRESGNRLGEAETLLNLGLVYESIGQHDRAGELHQRALTIFEEIGNRLGVADALGNLGAVRMTQGHNGVAEQLHRQALEIFRELGSRLGEAKALTGLGLVCEGDEDFGTRAARLHRDALDLFRELGHRRGEAETLAALARVHRNAGNYDDATELLTQARDLYRRIGNRVGDVETLNGIGWLLLEAGRRSEALRTFTDALAAADHIHHRLERAHALEGSARCRTIGGDRTTAARHLAEAVTIYRGLGSPEADRAARYLARSSNP
- a CDS encoding LysR family transcriptional regulator, producing MELRHFRYFVAVAECMSFTGAAARLYVSQPTLSQQIRGLERELGVQLFDRQPDGARLTVAGSVFYERAQRILGEVDSAVADTRRAAPHLSELRIGVAGPLPDSIHFPVISSFTAAFPQVRIRCRELVIPEYEQPLLAGDVDVAFLRSPLDFDRVVGQPIVGDEPCVIATPHGHPFWDVDSVDVADFLEQPLVNYSPRISRRARLHWQLSGERNGAAPRFVGDPAATNAEITLSAGLNKVVIAGPATLGHGLAVSRFRVVELRGGPTCTTYVVRRRDDTRMMPATFCDFAHRIATELPSAHERPGFDHLSAADR